ATTTTTAAGCACCGCTTGTGTTAAGGCGGCACGAAATAGCGGGTGATCATCTGCAATTGCCACTTTTATTTGAGACATACTCGGCTCCTAAAAAATTGCGCGGGTTTTGTTTATTATTTTTTAAATCGCGCAAACTTCATTCTCTATAAAAAAGAATAACCGGTTCTATAGGGAGCCGGCTATCCTTTAATAGACAATTGATTCATTAATGCTTAGAACTGGTAGCCAACCGTTAACGAAATCGTTTCTGGATCGCCATAATAGCCAATTAAAGTATTATCCCCACCAAGCCCTGGAGTAAAATCTCCGTTGCCTGTCGGCGTCACAAAAGCGTAGTTACCGACTAAATACTCCTCGTCAGTGACGTTTTTCCAATGCAATCCAGCATTCCAATGGCCGTCATTACTATACCAATTGACACCAAAGTTGAGTAACCCGTATCCATCTTGACTCAGTAAGTTATCCACTACCGCTAAGTCATAATCACCACGGTAATAGTAATTACCATTAATGATAAAGCTGCCAATATCAGCTTCAATATTATAGCTGAAACCAAGGTTTGCAGTGGTATCTGGCGTATTAGTAATAGTGTAAGTGTCACTGATATCAATTTTGTTGCCAAGTTCATCATAAGAAATTACTTCATCGAACGTAGCATCTATTAAGCCCAGATTGGCGAACAAGTTAAGTGAATCTGTTGCAGCATATTCAACTTCAAGCTCCAGTCCGCTGGCGGTAGACTTACCTATGTTACCTAAACGCTGATTTAGGTCTGAACTATCTTCACCAGGTAACACGGAGACGAATTGTCGGTCTTTGTGGTTGAGATAAAATAGCGTTGCATTGACGCGAAGATTATCATTCCACTCACTCTTGATACCCACTTCATATGAGTCGACGGTTTCAGGTTCAACAGCAGGTTCAGCGCCGGTCGCCCTAGGATTGAATGTGCCCGATTTGAATCCCTGTGAATAGCTGGTAAAGAGCATCATGTCGTCGTTAACTTGATATTCTAAACCCACACGAGGATTGAATTTAGACCATGTTTCTTCATCATCAAGCACTTTAGGAACTTGCGCTTCAATTAACGCTTCATCACGCACAAACCCAGGATACCAACCGGTTTCAGGATAAATACTGTCAAATATAACGCCGTTATAAACCGTAGCGTCTTTCGTTTCACGAGTATAACGACCGCCTAATGTCATTGATAATTTTTCAGTGAAGTCATAAGAACCTTGCACGTAAGCGGCATAACTTTCGCTATTATTACACCCGCTAATCTCACGGGTAAGGCCGCCGAATGCTTTAAAGGCTTCTTCTAAAATAGCATCGAAAAGCCCACAGGAATCACCTTTAAAATAGTAAAGGCCAGAGACTAACGTAAGATTGTCACCAACATAGTTTGCTTGAAACTCTTGGCTAAATTGTTCATCTTCATAAATGGCGGGCACGTCAAAAATACGTAAACTGGTGTTATCAAAGTCGATGTTTGTTGGTGAGTAACCTTCACGTTTAGCTGTGACAGACTTTACACTCCAATTTTCATTGAGGTTATACTCAATTGTTGCTCCCCACCCTTCTGTTTCGACCTTATTCCAAGTAGGCATACTGGTATAAGAATCATATTTACTGTCTGGCACTGGGGCATCGGTTAATAAACTAGGCAGTAGGCGGTAGCCCCCCTTTGAATTTGATTCATCTTGAGTTTTGTCATAAGTAAAACGCATAAACAGGTCATCAGTAGGCGTATATTCAACGCTTAAGCGACCGGCCATAACATCCTTATTATAGTTTTCAGTGTCTTGGCCATCTAATGCAGAAGTTTTAAATTCACCAAAACCATCGCGATTTAAGCTAGCAAAGGCAAAACCAACATAGAGTTTGTCATCGATAAGCGGT
The Shewanella vesiculosa DNA segment above includes these coding regions:
- a CDS encoding TonB-dependent receptor, encoding MKQNTIKMSCIALAISSALTASFANAADAENSSADKPAVLERIEVTARKTVESLQNVPVAVTSVSEKELSENGISVMTEVQQFSPNTTLQSSRGTNSTLTAFIRGVGQEDPLWGYEPGVGIYIDDVYIARPQGAVLDILDVQRIEVLRGPQGTLYGKNTIGGAIKYVTKKMTGDGELSLKGTVGTYGQKDVKVAGQLPLIDDKLYVGFAFASLNRDGFGEFKTSALDGQDTENYNKDVMAGRLSVEYTPTDDLFMRFTYDKTQDESNSKGGYRLLPSLLTDAPVPDSKYDSYTSMPTWNKVETEGWGATIEYNLNENWSVKSVTAKREGYSPTNIDFDNTSLRIFDVPAIYEDEQFSQEFQANYVGDNLTLVSGLYYFKGDSCGLFDAILEEAFKAFGGLTREISGCNNSESYAAYVQGSYDFTEKLSMTLGGRYTRETKDATVYNGVIFDSIYPETGWYPGFVRDEALIEAQVPKVLDDEETWSKFNPRVGLEYQVNDDMMLFTSYSQGFKSGTFNPRATGAEPAVEPETVDSYEVGIKSEWNDNLRVNATLFYLNHKDRQFVSVLPGEDSSDLNQRLGNIGKSTASGLELEVEYAATDSLNLFANLGLIDATFDEVISYDELGNKIDISDTYTITNTPDTTANLGFSYNIEADIGSFIINGNYYYRGDYDLAVVDNLLSQDGYGLLNFGVNWYSNDGHWNAGLHWKNVTDEEYLVGNYAFVTPTGNGDFTPGLGGDNTLIGYYGDPETISLTVGYQF